The DNA segment TCATTGTTCGACGCTTCTCTCGACGATGCGCTTCGCAGCCCCCTCGACCGGATCATCGCTGCGGCCGATCGTATCGTTGATCGCAGCGAGGGGCCGCTCCGGAGCGACTATGCCGCTTATGCCGGTGACATCGCCGCCGCAGGACGCCACCTCCTGTCGGTGATCCGGGCGATGACCGAGCAGAAGCCGGGCGACGCCGACCGGATTAATGTCGCACAGGCCGCGCGCGACGCGATCCAGCTGGTCCAGGCCAATGCAGCGGAAAAGAATATCCAGATCGAGCCGGTCGGATCGGCGCCGGTGGCGATGGCGCTTGGCGACTCCCGCGCGGCGGTTCAGATCATCGTCAACCTGCTGGGCAATGCCGTGCGCCATTCTCCGGTCGGCTCGACCATCGCGGTGATTGTCGAACAGGCGGTCAATGAAGTCGCGGTCACGATCGCCGACGAGGGACCGGGGATCGATCCCGTCGACCAGCAACGCATTTTCGAACGCTATGAGCGGGTTGGCACATCGTCCGAGGGAATCGGGCTTGGGCTGGCCATCTCCCGCCGGCTTGCCCGGTCAATGAACGGCGATATTCGCCTGAAAAGCGCGCCGGGCGAAGGCGCGCGTTTCACGCTGGTCCTGCCGATCGCCTAGCCGCGCGCGGCTACCGGGACATACTCCCGCTGGGTCGCGCCGACATACAGCTGGCGCGGACGGCCGATCTTCTGTTCCGGGTCGGAAATCATCTCGTTCCACTGGGCGACCCATCCGACCGTACGGGCGAGGGCGAAGAGTGCCGTGAACATTTCGGTCGGGAAGCCGATCGCGTTGAGGATGATGCCCGAATAGAAATCGACATTCGGATACAGCTTTTTCTCGACGAAATAGTCGTCGTGCAGGGCGATCTGTTCCAGTTCGCGGGCAACATCGAGGACCGGGTCGGAAAGGTTGAGTTCCTTCAGCACCTCTTCCGCGGTGGCCTGCATGACCTTCGCGCGCGGATCGTAATTCTTGTAGACCCGGTGGCCAAAGCCCATCAGGCGGAACGGGTCGTTCTTGTCCTTGGCGCGGGCGATATATTCGGGAATGCGCTTAACGTTGCCGATTTCGCGCAGCATGTTGAGCGCTGCCTCGTTGGCGCCGCCGTGCGCGGGACCCCAAAGGCAGGCGATACCCGCGGCAATGCAGGCGAAAGGGTTGGCGCCCGACGAGCCGGCCAGCCGGACGGTCGAGGTAGACGCATTCTGTTCATGGTCGGCGTGGAGGATAAAGATCCGCCGCATGGCATTTTCAATGATCGGATTGACCTCATAGGGTTCGGCGGGGACGCCGAAGGTCATCCTGAGGAAGTTGCCGGTGTAGCTGAGGCTGTTGTCCGGATAGAGGAACGGCTGACCGATGCTGTACTTGTAGGCCATCGCGGCGATGGTCGGCATCTTGGCGATGAGCCGGTGCGACGCCACGAGCCGCTGCTGCGGGTCGGTGATGTCGGTGCTGTCGTGATAAAAAGCCGACAAAGCGCCGACTACGCCGCACATTATCGCCATTGGGTGCGCGTCGCGGCGGAAACCCCGATAGAAGGTCGCCAGTTGTTCGTGCAGCATCGTGTGCCGGCTGATCGTATAGGTAAACTCGTCGAGCTCCTTCTGCTTCGGCAGATCGCCGTGGAGCAGGAGGTAAGCCACTTCCATGAACGTCGACTGTTCGGCTAGCTGGTCGATCGGGTAGCCGCGGTGTAGCAGCACGCCCTCATCGCCATCGATGTAGGTGATCGCGCTCTGGCAGCTGGCGGTCGAGGTGAAACCGGGATCGTAGGTGAACTGGCCGGTCTGGCCATAGAGCTTGCGGATGTCGATGACGTCCGGGCCGACCGAGCCCTCAAGCAGCGGGTAGGCGTAATCGCCACCGGTCGTGGTGAGGTTGACGGTCTTGGTCATGCGTTCGGCTCCAGCTCTTACTTCTGTTCTGGCAATTGATCGGCGATGCGAGCCAGGCTCTCGTCCTTTCCAAGGAAAACAAGGACGTCGAAGATGCCCGGCGAGGTTGTTTTGCCCGTCAGCGCCGCACGGAGCGGCTGGGCAAGCTTGCCTAGCTTAACTCCGTTCGCTTCTGCAACCTCCCGCACCGCAGCATCGAGGGAATCGTGGTCCCAATTCGGCAGTGCAGCAAGCTTTTGCCTAGCTTGGGCAAGGATGGTTCGCGCCTCCTCGGTGATCAGGCTCTGGGACTTGTCATCGAGCACAAGAGGGCGGCTCGCGTAGAGAAATTCGGCGCCCTCGGCCAGTTCGTTGATCGTATGGGCTCGGGCCTTCAGCTCCGGCATCGCCGCGATCAGTGCCGGTAGCTGCTCATAGCTAAGCCCGAATTTTGGCGAGATCAGCGTTGCCAGCCGCGCGTCGTCGGCTTCTCGCAGATAGTGGCCATTGAGATTCTCCAGCTTCTTCTGGTCGAAGCGGGAAGGGCTTTTGCCGACATGGGCGATATCGAACCATTCGACGGCCTGATCGTGGCTGATGATCTCGTCGTCGCCATGGCCCCAGCCGAGGCGGAGTAGATAGTTGAACAAAGCTTCCGGCAGGATGCCGAGATTGTCGCGATAGGCGTCGACACCGAGGGCGCCATGGCGCTTCGACAATTTTGCCCCGTCGAAGCCGTGGATCAGCGGGACATGGGCATAGTTTGGCACCGGCCAACCCATGGCGTGGATGATCGCCAGCTGGCGGAAGGCGTTATTGAGATGGTCGTCCCCGCGGATGACATGGGTGACGCCCATGTCGTGATCGTCGACCACCACCGCCAGCATATAGGTCGGAGTGCCGTCGGAGCGTAGCAGGATGAAATCGTCGATCTCGGCATTGGCGACGGTCACTCGACCCTGCACCAGATCGTCGATGACCGTTTCGCCGTCCTGGGGTGCCTTGATCCGGATCACATAGGGTTCGTCGGCAGGGCCGTCGGTTCGATCGCGCCAGGGACTATTGATGCGGAAGGGACGGCGCTCGGCCTGCGCTGCCTCACGCGCAGCGGCCAATTCCTGCTGCGACATGTAACAACGGTAAGCAGCGCCCATCTCGAGCAATTGGTGCGCGACCTCGGCATGCCGTTTCTCGAACTGCGATTGGAAATAGGGCTCGCCGTCGCCGGAAATTCCCAGCCACTGGAGACCGTCGAGGATCGCCTCGATCGCTTCCCTGGTCGAGCGAACCTTGTCGGTGTCTTCGATCCGGAGGAGATATTTGCCGCCGTGACGGCGGGCGAACAGGTAATTGAACAAGGCGGTACGGGCACCGCCGA comes from the Sphingomonas xanthus genome and includes:
- a CDS encoding citrate synthase produces the protein MTKTVNLTTTGGDYAYPLLEGSVGPDVIDIRKLYGQTGQFTYDPGFTSTASCQSAITYIDGDEGVLLHRGYPIDQLAEQSTFMEVAYLLLHGDLPKQKELDEFTYTISRHTMLHEQLATFYRGFRRDAHPMAIMCGVVGALSAFYHDSTDITDPQQRLVASHRLIAKMPTIAAMAYKYSIGQPFLYPDNSLSYTGNFLRMTFGVPAEPYEVNPIIENAMRRIFILHADHEQNASTSTVRLAGSSGANPFACIAAGIACLWGPAHGGANEAALNMLREIGNVKRIPEYIARAKDKNDPFRLMGFGHRVYKNYDPRAKVMQATAEEVLKELNLSDPVLDVARELEQIALHDDYFVEKKLYPNVDFYSGIILNAIGFPTEMFTALFALARTVGWVAQWNEMISDPEQKIGRPRQLYVGATQREYVPVAARG
- the gltX gene encoding glutamate--tRNA ligase; this translates as MSASGKIEGVVTRFAPSPTGYLHIGGARTALFNYLFARRHGGKYLLRIEDTDKVRSTREAIEAILDGLQWLGISGDGEPYFQSQFEKRHAEVAHQLLEMGAAYRCYMSQQELAAAREAAQAERRPFRINSPWRDRTDGPADEPYVIRIKAPQDGETVIDDLVQGRVTVANAEIDDFILLRSDGTPTYMLAVVVDDHDMGVTHVIRGDDHLNNAFRQLAIIHAMGWPVPNYAHVPLIHGFDGAKLSKRHGALGVDAYRDNLGILPEALFNYLLRLGWGHGDDEIISHDQAVEWFDIAHVGKSPSRFDQKKLENLNGHYLREADDARLATLISPKFGLSYEQLPALIAAMPELKARAHTINELAEGAEFLYASRPLVLDDKSQSLITEEARTILAQARQKLAALPNWDHDSLDAAVREVAEANGVKLGKLAQPLRAALTGKTTSPGIFDVLVFLGKDESLARIADQLPEQK